In the genome of Kitasatospora cathayae, one region contains:
- a CDS encoding TIR-like protein FxsC, with the protein MSEREQQRPYFFFSYARRDFEAGDAFVDQFFNDLRDELGRVLGPAVQADELAFRDTERLRLGDEWAEKLALMLGRSRTMVALYSPAYFASLYCGKEWTAFRGRVRRHHEETAELVSALIPVLWEPVAPADLVTEVTKIQWAQPDMGDAYARHGLRALLRTAQQDAYRQVVRVVAGRIRDAAVRRLAELPEFDLDAVRGYFPGPAAPAPATEPGMVRLFIAAGRASEAAAEGGSYAGGWYGARPWHWAPFYPPAQPSLAARAQQVITNAGHTTTLEEIDAGLGEKLDQAREDSQVSVLLVDPWAADSERYRAALRAYDDQNHPVTGVVVPIGGNDPDGEREAPWVGVRGVFRRNWLRRRDPEHLFRVKVNRESFDSDLAIMVTVAQNKLMDDNLDWGDDGGDAFGFGPGGGPDMPGLTIPAGPPGPSGPPRSPSARRDPEPTPKDVPGQRPGGHDGSVPLRGDGR; encoded by the coding sequence GTGAGTGAACGGGAACAGCAGCGGCCGTACTTCTTCTTCAGCTACGCGCGTCGGGACTTCGAGGCGGGGGACGCCTTCGTCGACCAGTTCTTCAACGACCTGCGGGACGAACTCGGCCGCGTCCTCGGACCGGCCGTCCAGGCCGACGAACTCGCCTTCCGGGACACCGAACGGCTGCGCCTGGGCGACGAGTGGGCCGAGAAGCTGGCCCTGATGCTCGGCCGCAGCCGCACCATGGTCGCGCTCTACTCCCCGGCCTACTTCGCCAGCCTGTACTGCGGCAAGGAGTGGACGGCCTTCCGCGGCCGGGTCCGGCGCCACCACGAGGAGACCGCGGAACTGGTCTCCGCGCTGATCCCGGTGCTCTGGGAGCCGGTCGCCCCCGCCGACCTGGTCACCGAGGTCACCAAGATCCAGTGGGCCCAGCCCGACATGGGGGACGCCTACGCCCGGCACGGCCTGCGCGCCCTGCTGCGCACCGCCCAGCAGGACGCCTACCGGCAGGTCGTCCGGGTGGTCGCCGGACGGATCCGGGACGCGGCCGTGCGGCGGCTCGCCGAACTGCCCGAGTTCGACCTCGACGCCGTCCGCGGCTACTTCCCCGGACCGGCCGCGCCGGCGCCCGCCACCGAACCCGGCATGGTGCGGCTGTTCATCGCGGCCGGCCGGGCCTCGGAGGCCGCCGCCGAGGGCGGCTCCTACGCGGGCGGCTGGTACGGCGCCAGGCCCTGGCACTGGGCGCCGTTCTACCCGCCCGCCCAGCCGTCACTGGCCGCCCGCGCCCAGCAGGTGATCACCAACGCCGGGCACACCACCACGCTGGAGGAGATCGACGCCGGGCTCGGCGAGAAACTCGACCAGGCCCGCGAGGACAGCCAGGTCAGCGTGCTGCTGGTGGACCCCTGGGCGGCCGACAGCGAGCGCTACCGGGCCGCCCTGCGCGCGTACGACGACCAGAACCACCCGGTCACCGGAGTGGTGGTGCCGATCGGCGGCAACGACCCGGACGGGGAGCGCGAAGCGCCGTGGGTCGGCGTGCGCGGCGTGTTCCGTCGCAACTGGTTGCGCCGGCGTGACCCGGAGCACCTGTTCCGCGTGAAAGTGAACCGGGAGAGCTTCGACAGCGACCTCGCCATCATGGTGACGGTCGCTCAGAACAAGCTCATGGACGACAACCTGGATTGGGGGGACGATGGCGGCGACGCCTTCGGCTTCGGCCCGGGCGGCGGCCCTGACATGCCCGGGCTGACCATCCCGGCCGGCCCGCCCGGCCCCTCCGGTCCGCCGCGGAGCCCGTCCGCGCGCCGAGATCCCGAACCGACACCGAAGGACGTGCCCGGCCAGCGCCCGGGCGGCCACGACGGCTCTGTCCCGCTGAGGGGAGACGGACGATGA
- the fxsA gene encoding FxSxx-COOH cyclophane-containing RiPP peptide produces MGVTGAETAAGLGSDLVDVTALPLDELDALPDTVLGDLLRRVVADAVTPGAEPLAAFQSALELR; encoded by the coding sequence ATGGGCGTCACCGGTGCGGAAACCGCCGCTGGACTCGGCTCTGACCTGGTCGACGTCACCGCCCTGCCGCTCGACGAACTCGACGCCCTGCCCGACACCGTCCTCGGCGACCTGCTGCGCCGGGTCGTGGCGGACGCCGTGACCCCCGGCGCGGAGCCGCTCGCCGCCTTCCAGTCGGCGCTCGAACTCCGCTGA
- the pdxH gene encoding pyridoxamine 5'-phosphate oxidase: MRKHYTHEGLTEEQLAPEPIGQFTRWFLEADGAGVVEPNAMVLSTADAQGRPSSRTVLLKGYDARGFVFFTNYGSRKGSELAANPYAGLLFPWIALARQVIVQGRVEKVGRDETAAYFRTRPHGSQLGAWASEQSSPVSGREVLEQRYADLERRYPEGEGVPVPPFWGGYRVVPESVEFWQGRENRLHDRLRYLADPADPTGWRVERLCP; the protein is encoded by the coding sequence ATGCGCAAGCACTACACCCACGAGGGTCTGACCGAGGAGCAACTCGCGCCCGAGCCGATCGGCCAGTTCACCCGCTGGTTCCTGGAGGCGGACGGCGCCGGCGTGGTGGAACCCAACGCCATGGTGCTCTCCACCGCCGACGCCCAGGGCCGGCCCAGCTCGCGCACCGTGCTGCTCAAGGGCTACGACGCGCGCGGCTTCGTGTTCTTCACCAACTACGGCTCCCGCAAGGGCTCCGAGCTCGCCGCCAACCCGTACGCCGGGCTGCTCTTCCCGTGGATCGCGCTGGCCCGCCAGGTGATCGTCCAGGGCCGGGTCGAGAAGGTCGGCCGGGACGAGACCGCCGCCTACTTCCGCACCCGCCCGCACGGCTCCCAGCTCGGCGCCTGGGCCAGCGAGCAGTCCAGCCCGGTCAGCGGCCGCGAGGTCCTCGAACAGCGCTACGCCGACCTGGAGCGCCGCTACCCCGAGGGCGAGGGCGTCCCCGTCCCGCCGTTCTGGGGCGGCTACCGGGTCGTCCCGGAGAGCGTGGAGTTCTGGCAGGGGCGCGAGAACCGGCTGCACGACCGGCTGCGCTACCTCGCCGACCCGGCCGACCCGACCGGCTGGCGGGTGGAACGGCTCTGCCCGTGA